A region of the Roseobacter denitrificans OCh 114 genome:
GCACAAATCAACCCGGGGGTGCTGCCGCGTCCAAAGCCCGCGCCGCCCGCCTGTGCCACATCGTTTTGCCGCGGCCCCGCCGCGTCCAAGGCTCCGCAACCAAAAAGACGAAGCTGTAACCCGCCTCTTTTTTTGTAATCTTGCGCCAGATACGCCGATTGCGAAAGTAAATAACAAGAATGTCGCACCCAGAGACATTATTTTTGCCCGATTGGGTGTTGACGCCCCCCATTCCCCCCCATAATGTCCCGCCCAACACGAAGGAGCCTCGGCCATGACCGAACTAGTCGTCATTGTGAGAAACACGCGCATGGGCCGGTAACGGTAGACCATAGTCTGACCCATGCGCCCCCGCCAAGACCGGGGGCTTTTTTGTGCGCAAAAGATAACGGGCCCATCGGGGTCAACACGGAGAGAAAACTATGACACGTCAAATGTCCGGCGCGAAAATGATTGTTCAGGCCCTGATTGATCAGGGCGTGGATACCGTCTTTGGATATCCCGGCGGGGCTGTGCTGCCGATTTATGACGAGGTCTTTCAACAAAATGCGATCCGCCACATTCTGGTGCGCCACGAACAGGGTGCGGTACACGCCGCCGAAGGCTATGCGCGCGCCACGGGCAAGCCAGGCGTTGTTCTGGTGACATCTGGTCCGGGGGCAACCAATGCCGTGACCGGCCTGACGGATGCGCTGATGGATTCCATTCCGCTGGTGGTTCTGACCGGACAGGTGCCGACTTTCATGATCGGCTCTGACGCGTTTCAGGAGGCCGATACCGTGGGCATCACCCGCCCCTGCACCAAGCACAACTGGCTGGTCAAGGAAACCGAACGGCTCTCCGGCGTCATCCACGAAGCGTTTCACGTCGCAACCAGCGGGCGCCCCGGCCCCGTGCTGGTCGACATTCCCAAGGATGTGCAATTTGCCACCGGCACCTATACGCCGCCCAAACCTTCCACCTCGCATTACCAGCCCAAGCTGAAGGGTGACATGGAGGCGATCACCGAACTGGTGGCCGCGCTCGAAAAGGCAAAGAAGCCGATTTTCTACACCGGCGGTGGTGTGATCAATTCCGGCCCGGCCGCCAGCCAGTTGCTGCGTGAACTGGTGCAGGCCACAGGCTTTCCGATCACCTCCACGCTAATGGGGCTTGGTGCCTATCCGGCCTCGGGGGAAAACTGGATCGGCATGTTGGGCATGCATGGCCTTTATGAAGCCAATATGGCGATGCATGATTGCGACCTGATGATCAACATCGGCGCGCGCTTTGATGACCGGATCACCGGGCGGCTCGATGCCTTCAGCCCGAAATCCATCAAGGCGCATATTGATATCGACCCCTCGTCGATCAACAAGGTCATCAAGACCGACATCCCCGTTGTCGGGGACATCGCCCATGTGCTTGAGGATGTCCTCAAGGTCTGGAAATCCCGCGGGCGTAAAACGAATTCGGAGGCGGTCGCCAAATGGTGGGCGCAGATCGAGCAATGGAAAACGGTGGATTGTCTGCGCTTTACGCAAGAGGGCAAGGTCATCAAACCGCAACACGCTCTGGCCCGCCTCGAAGCGCTGACCAAGAAATACGACCGCTACATCTGCACCGAAGTCGGGCAGCACCAGATGTGGGCCGCGCAATATCTGGGCTTTGAGGATCCGAACCGCTGGATGACCTCCGGTGGTCTGGGCACGATGGGCTATGGCTTCCCGGCCTCGATCGGCGTTCAGATCGCCCATCCGGATGCGCTGGTGATCAACGTGGCGGGCGAAGCGTCGTGGCTGATGAACATGCAGGAGATGGGCACCGCCGTGCAATACCGCCTGCCCGTCAAACAGTTCATCCTCAACAACGAACGCCTCGGTATGGTGCGCCAGTGGCAGGAACTGCTGCACGGGGAGCGCTATTCACACAGCTGGTCCGACGCCCTGCCCGATTTCGTAAAACTCGCCGAAGCCTTCGGAGCCAAAGGCATCCTGTGTTCCGACCCCGATGATCTGGACGATGCGATCATGGAGATGCTGACCCATGACGGCCCTGTCATCTTTGACTGTCTGGTGACAAAGCACGAAAACTGCTTCCCCATGATCCCGTCGGGCAAAGCGCATAACGAGATGCTGCTCGGCGAAGCGGATACACAGGGCGTGATCGACGCCAAGGGGAGTGTGTTGGTGTGAATTCAGATAAACGTCACTCGCTGGGCCACACTATGCTAATGCCAAAGTGGTGGCAGCTATTCGTGATGGTATTCTTTTCGTTGTGCAGCTTGCTTTGGGTTGCTCCAGTAATTCTGTTTTTTACGCATGATATAGGGCTACCTAGCGCACTGGCATTGTTTGCCGCAGTAGTCGGCTTTCAGTATATAGCTAGGGCAGTGGTCAATTGGATTGAAGTCACTGCAACCCGGCGAAGAGTTAGCGAGTTGATGAACGAAAACAATGATGATGATGTCTAACAAAGTTCAGGATCGACAATGTCCCCCCTAAAAATCAAAAAAGGCTCCAACAGCCATTCCGCCTATAACCTGCGCCCCACATTCTCGGATGTGGTCGAACGGCACACGCTGGCCGTTCTGGTGGAAAACGAACCGGGTGTGCTGGCGCGCGTCATCGGGCTTTTCTCTGGCCGTGGCTACAACATCGACAGCCTGACGGTCGCGGAAGTGGATCACACCGGGCACCTCAGCCGCATCACCATCGTGACCTCCGGCACGCCACAGGTGATCGAGCAGATCAAGGCGCAGCTTGGACGCATTGTCTCGGTGCACGACGTGCATGATCTGACGGTCGAGGGGAAAAGCGTGGAACGCGAGTTGGCCATGTTCAAAGTCGTAGGCCAGGGCGACAAACGGGTCGAGGCCTTACGTCTTGCCGATATCTTCCGCGCCAATGTGGTCGACAGCACCCTCGAAAGTTTCGTGTTTGAAATCACCGGTGCGCCCGAGAAAATTGATGCATTTGCTGATCTGATGCGCCCGCTGGGCTTGGCAGAGGTCGCGCGCACCGGGGTCGCGGCCTTGTCCCGCGGGGAATAGGGTCGAAACCCGATACCTTATGAACAGGCCACCTTGGCCTGTTCTGTCCACGGTGAAAAACTCACCACCTGCCCTCTTCTGCGCGCGCTCGGCGTTTTGGTCTGGGCTGCATCGCGCAGCACATCGGGCAAGGCAGGCCCGACCTTTTCAATGACGAGGCGCGGATTGTGTGCCACCCGGGTGGATTGCGACACTTCCATTTCAAACTGCACCAGATCACCGGCATCAAAGAAATCACCCGTGCGCAGGACGTCATCGGACGGCTTCACATATGCGAGGTCACCCTGATCTTCGCACCAGATCACTGCCTTGCGGTCTGATGCGTCGCTCCACAGCACTACACCTAACATTAACTATCCCAATTCTTGTGGTCTTTTTTCAACCATACCAAGAAGTTAAGACGTGATGACACCAAAAAAGTGCCACCGCACGCTTGGTTTTTGTGTCCACATGCAGTACACTAGACACAATTCTAGACGGCAATGACGCAAATTAGCGTCAGTTTCGGGTGGCCAAAAGCAACTATTACGTGCAAAGCGATTAGTGATGCAATATTAGCATGTAAACCACACCGAAGGACGACAATGCCCACCGCTGCCCGATCCCCCGCCCAGTTGCGCAATATGTTCGGAGCAAACCTGCGTCATCTGGCCGAAGAATACCCGTCGGTTTCCGCATTGGCGCGCCAACTCGGTATCAATCGAACACAGTTCAACCGTTATCTCAGCGGCGAGAGCTTTCCCAGACCAGACGTCCTCGCCCGCATTTGCGATTTTTTCGGCGTAGATGCCCGCGTCCTGCTGGAACCTGTCGACCAGATTGGCCCCAGTTCAGGACCGGTGATGAGCGGGTTCCTCAAGGACTTCATGGGCGAGAAAGTGCAACAGGTCCCCGAAGTCGATTTTCCCAGCGGATTTTACCAGTTCTCACGCCGCAGTTTCGTGAAGGACAACCAGTTCGTGCGCGGTCTGATCTATGTTCTGCGTCAGGGCAACGACACGCATATCAAGGGCTATGAGCCCAAACTCGCCATGGCGATGCAAGGCATCCCGCCGGCCCCGCAGGCGCGCGAATATCGTGGTTTCGTGCTCAAGGTGGAGGACGGTGTCGCAATCGTGACATCGAGGCGCAACGGTCTGACGGCTTCGCTAAACTTTCTGAACCGTGTCACGTCTTTTGAAAACAACTTCTGGGTCGGCTATGCAACGCGCACCGCGCGTGAGAATTCAGCCTCAACCCGCGTTACGCGCCTCGTCTACGAACATCTGGGGAATAATCTTGAACGCGTGATGCCGATCGCCCGCTGTGCCGGATTTTGTCCGCTTGAGGAACTGGTGCCTTTCCACCAGAATCTGTTGCAGCACAAAGACCCGATGCGCTAACTCCATAGAGCATGTCGCCCCGCAGCCAACGAGGTCGCTGCAGCGACAGCCAACACATCGACCTTCAGTATTCTGATGCAAACAACGATCATCAGGAGTTCTGACATGGAAAGTCGTGCTACGGATTTATCTTCCGTTCGCCGCCCGATTGCGCAGGCCAATGGTTTGCCAAACGCGCATTACACGGATGCCGCCGTATTTGACGAAGAAAAGCAGGCGTTGCTCTTCGCGGGCTGGTCCGGGCTTGCGGTGGCCGCTGATGTGCCACAGGTCGGTGACGCGGTGCCGCTCGACTTTCTCGGCGTGCCGCTTTTGCTGATCCGGGACCGTCAGGATAAGGTGCGGGTGTTCCAGAACATCTGCCGTCATCGCGGGATGATCCTGGTGGATGCGCCGCGCAGGATCGAAGGGGCCATCAGATGCCCCTACCACAGCTGGTGCTATTCGACCGAAGGACACCTTGTCAGCACACCGCATGTGGGCGGGCCGGGCCAGAACAGGCATGAAGGCATCGACCGCGCGCTGCTCGGGCTGATCGAGGTGCGCAGCCATATCTGGATGGGCGTTGTCTGGATCAACCTGTCCGGCACGGCGGCGGATTTCGACGTTGCGAACGCAAAGATGATGGCCCGCTGGCAGGAATTTGACAAACCTCTCTACCACGGCGGCAGCGAGAGCCGCTTTACCCTCGAGGTAAAGTGCAACTGGAAGCTGGCCGTCGAAAACTATTGCGAAAGCTACCATCTGCCCTGGGTGCATCCCGGCCTCAACAGCTATTCGCGTCTGGAAGATCACTACCACATCGAAGAGGATGACGCGTTTTCAGGACAAGGCACGCTGGTCTACCGCCAGATCAGGGACGCGGCGGGAAACAGTTTTCCGGATTTCGACGCGTTGAGCGACAAATGGGATACGGCGGCGGAATACATCACCGGGTTTCCCAACGTGCTACTGGGGGTTCACCGCGATCATACATTCGCCATCATCCTGCAACCGGTCGGGCCTGAGAAAACGCTGGAACATGTGTATCTGTTTTATGCACAACCAGATACCAGCGAAGCCTTGCGCATCCAGAACGCCGCGCAGTGGAAGACAGTTTTCGAAGAAGACGTCTTCGTGGTCGAGGGCATGCAGCGCGGACGCCATGCGGTATCCTTTGACGGCGGGCGATTTTCGCCAGCCATGGATGGGCCAACGCATCTGTTTCATGCCTGGGTCGCGGGCAAGATCGAACACGCCCGCGCGCAAAAGCAAGCAGCGGAGTAATGTCGCTTGACGCACAGCTGCTCGCCGCACATGCGGAGGGCGACACGGATCGTCTGGTTACCCTCTATGCGCAGGCGGCGGCCAGCGCGGACGATCCCGATACCGCCGGATTTTATCTCACCCACGCCTATGTTTTCGCCCTAGAGGCTGGTTTACCGCAAGCGGCTGATTTGCGCGCGCAACTGATTGAGACGGGACGCGAAGAGCCGCTTTAGAGCGGCTGACAGAATACCTGACACAGCAAGTATCACCTAACACGTTCAGCTCCCTGATTTCAGGCAGCGTTAGGTGATCGAGGTTTTACACATCTTCAGGGGCTTACGATCATCTCGCGA
Encoded here:
- the ilvN gene encoding acetolactate synthase small subunit, which encodes MSPLKIKKGSNSHSAYNLRPTFSDVVERHTLAVLVENEPGVLARVIGLFSGRGYNIDSLTVAEVDHTGHLSRITIVTSGTPQVIEQIKAQLGRIVSVHDVHDLTVEGKSVERELAMFKVVGQGDKRVEALRLADIFRANVVDSTLESFVFEITGAPEKIDAFADLMRPLGLAEVARTGVAALSRGE
- a CDS encoding acetolactate synthase 3 large subunit, whose amino-acid sequence is MTRQMSGAKMIVQALIDQGVDTVFGYPGGAVLPIYDEVFQQNAIRHILVRHEQGAVHAAEGYARATGKPGVVLVTSGPGATNAVTGLTDALMDSIPLVVLTGQVPTFMIGSDAFQEADTVGITRPCTKHNWLVKETERLSGVIHEAFHVATSGRPGPVLVDIPKDVQFATGTYTPPKPSTSHYQPKLKGDMEAITELVAALEKAKKPIFYTGGGVINSGPAASQLLRELVQATGFPITSTLMGLGAYPASGENWIGMLGMHGLYEANMAMHDCDLMINIGARFDDRITGRLDAFSPKSIKAHIDIDPSSINKVIKTDIPVVGDIAHVLEDVLKVWKSRGRKTNSEAVAKWWAQIEQWKTVDCLRFTQEGKVIKPQHALARLEALTKKYDRYICTEVGQHQMWAAQYLGFEDPNRWMTSGGLGTMGYGFPASIGVQIAHPDALVINVAGEASWLMNMQEMGTAVQYRLPVKQFILNNERLGMVRQWQELLHGERYSHSWSDALPDFVKLAEAFGAKGILCSDPDDLDDAIMEMLTHDGPVIFDCLVTKHENCFPMIPSGKAHNEMLLGEADTQGVIDAKGSVLV
- a CDS encoding aromatic ring-hydroxylating oxygenase subunit alpha — encoded protein: MESRATDLSSVRRPIAQANGLPNAHYTDAAVFDEEKQALLFAGWSGLAVAADVPQVGDAVPLDFLGVPLLLIRDRQDKVRVFQNICRHRGMILVDAPRRIEGAIRCPYHSWCYSTEGHLVSTPHVGGPGQNRHEGIDRALLGLIEVRSHIWMGVVWINLSGTAADFDVANAKMMARWQEFDKPLYHGGSESRFTLEVKCNWKLAVENYCESYHLPWVHPGLNSYSRLEDHYHIEEDDAFSGQGTLVYRQIRDAAGNSFPDFDALSDKWDTAAEYITGFPNVLLGVHRDHTFAIILQPVGPEKTLEHVYLFYAQPDTSEALRIQNAAQWKTVFEEDVFVVEGMQRGRHAVSFDGGRFSPAMDGPTHLFHAWVAGKIEHARAQKQAAE
- a CDS encoding helix-turn-helix domain-containing protein, encoding MPTAARSPAQLRNMFGANLRHLAEEYPSVSALARQLGINRTQFNRYLSGESFPRPDVLARICDFFGVDARVLLEPVDQIGPSSGPVMSGFLKDFMGEKVQQVPEVDFPSGFYQFSRRSFVKDNQFVRGLIYVLRQGNDTHIKGYEPKLAMAMQGIPPAPQAREYRGFVLKVEDGVAIVTSRRNGLTASLNFLNRVTSFENNFWVGYATRTARENSASTRVTRLVYEHLGNNLERVMPIARCAGFCPLEELVPFHQNLLQHKDPMR